Proteins encoded by one window of Cuniculiplasma divulgatum:
- the hemA gene encoding glutamyl-tRNA reductase, protein MNSELKVIRWDYRMADNILEIKLQEDDDKLQKMLSSKGIEKRVILRTCNRLEIYFHDDAKFSENELENAELLKDEHAIRHLLRVSSGLESMSIGEQEILRQIKEAFDLAHKQGRTDKFLSMIFQKALKVGKEVRETTEISHGKVSIPSIMIEQIEKKGLLNSSTIGVIGTGKMAATVVKYLKKKPSVKITIYGRNEEAGSELSHLFKVNFKKTLDIGNIVEECHVIVTATSSKTPLITRELIEKIPRKLLFIDISNPKNIEESYSNPNVELINLEMANQILQENRKRKEKDIEVAETIIDRELRKIYSKLAEGEIEGYIASIYSRSKDILSDEIEKFSRAIENGTEEREALELLGNSIVNKVLAPETLTLKKMVREGKTESVREFLDSAMKFTDRELYSSSEDHKENQSQQVQNHQLYQKP, encoded by the coding sequence TTGAATTCTGAACTCAAAGTTATAAGATGGGACTACAGAATGGCAGATAATATATTAGAAATAAAGTTACAGGAAGACGATGACAAACTTCAGAAAATGCTGTCTTCTAAGGGCATTGAGAAGAGAGTGATTCTCAGGACCTGTAATAGGCTGGAAATCTATTTTCATGATGATGCAAAATTTTCAGAGAATGAATTGGAAAATGCAGAATTATTGAAAGATGAACATGCAATAAGACATCTTCTGCGGGTTTCTTCTGGACTGGAGTCCATGTCCATAGGAGAGCAGGAAATATTAAGACAAATAAAGGAGGCATTTGACCTGGCCCACAAACAGGGTAGAACCGATAAATTCCTTTCCATGATTTTTCAAAAAGCGTTGAAGGTAGGTAAGGAAGTAAGGGAGACTACAGAAATATCACATGGAAAAGTATCGATTCCTTCGATCATGATAGAGCAAATCGAAAAGAAAGGTCTTCTGAATAGTAGCACTATCGGTGTAATTGGGACTGGAAAAATGGCTGCCACAGTTGTAAAATATTTAAAGAAGAAACCTTCAGTCAAGATCACAATATATGGAAGGAATGAGGAAGCAGGTTCGGAGCTATCACATCTTTTCAAGGTAAATTTCAAGAAAACTCTGGATATAGGAAATATAGTTGAAGAGTGTCACGTAATTGTGACAGCCACAAGCTCCAAGACCCCATTGATCACGAGGGAACTCATTGAAAAAATTCCAAGAAAATTACTGTTTATAGATATTTCAAACCCAAAAAATATTGAGGAAAGTTACAGTAATCCAAATGTTGAACTGATCAATTTAGAGATGGCAAATCAGATTCTTCAGGAGAACAGAAAAAGAAAAGAAAAGGATATAGAGGTTGCCGAGACCATTATTGATAGGGAACTGAGAAAGATCTACTCTAAGCTTGCAGAAGGTGAAATTGAAGGCTATATTGCCAGCATTTACAGTAGATCGAAGGATATACTGAGTGATGAAATTGAAAAATTCAGCAGGGCTATCGAAAACGGCACAGAAGAAAGAGAGGCACTTGAACTACTGGGAAATTCCATAGTGAATAAGGTTCTTGCTCCTGAAACACTCACCCTCAAAAAGATGGTTAGAGAAGGAAAAACTGAAAGCGTAAGGGAGTTTCTGGATTCGGCCATGAAGTTTACCGATAGGGAACTCTATTCTTCGTCTGAAGATCATAAAGAAAACCAAAGTCAACAAGTCCAAAATCATCAGTTATACCAAAAACCCTGA
- a CDS encoding AAA family ATPase: protein MAELTQTDLNKVRNSIELIGNEIDSRVVGSKEIVKFMFISLISNNHILMEGVPGLAKTMLASEFSSHLKAQFKRIQFTPDMLPSDITGNIIFNLESRKLEFREGPAFTNVLLADEINRTPAKVQSALLEAMEEKQVSVGGVTHKLPVPFIVIATQNPIEQEGTFPIAEALMDRFLFRLILTYPSREAEVQILNRSLRGASTQTYMDVDTILKLRDEVYDVFVSQSIKEYMVDIMRKTRESKKVYVGASPRTTAKLLMASKACALVHGRNYVVPEDVYYISKYLLNHRLILRPEAMLDESDVGTEVAFRVIEEILSEVPSP, encoded by the coding sequence ATGGCTGAATTAACACAAACAGACCTTAACAAGGTCAGGAACTCAATAGAATTGATAGGTAATGAGATAGACTCCAGGGTGGTAGGTTCTAAGGAAATAGTGAAATTCATGTTTATTTCACTGATAAGTAACAATCATATACTGATGGAGGGTGTACCCGGTCTTGCAAAGACAATGCTGGCAAGTGAATTCTCATCTCACCTTAAGGCACAGTTTAAGAGGATACAATTCACTCCAGATATGCTACCCTCAGACATTACCGGAAATATAATATTCAATCTTGAATCGAGAAAACTAGAATTCAGGGAAGGGCCAGCTTTCACCAACGTATTACTTGCGGATGAGATAAACAGGACCCCTGCAAAGGTACAATCTGCACTTCTTGAAGCAATGGAAGAAAAACAGGTGTCTGTGGGTGGAGTCACTCACAAACTACCAGTTCCCTTCATTGTCATTGCGACACAGAACCCCATTGAACAAGAAGGAACATTTCCAATAGCAGAAGCGCTAATGGACAGATTCCTTTTCAGATTAATTCTTACCTATCCATCAAGGGAGGCAGAAGTGCAGATACTTAACAGATCATTGAGAGGTGCCAGCACTCAAACATATATGGACGTTGATACTATTTTGAAGCTGAGAGATGAAGTTTATGATGTATTTGTTTCCCAGAGTATTAAGGAATACATGGTAGACATCATGAGGAAGACAAGAGAAAGCAAGAAGGTTTATGTGGGTGCAAGTCCACGTACCACCGCTAAACTTCTAATGGCCTCAAAAGCATGCGCACTGGTTCATGGTAGGAACTACGTGGTTCCAGAGGATGTGTATTACATAAGTAAGTATCTGTTGAACCATAGGTTGATACTGAGACCAGAAGCCATGCTGGATGAATCTGATGTAGGGACTGAAGTTGCTTTTAGAGTCATAGAAGAAATACTTTCTGAGGTGCCTTCTCCTTAA
- a CDS encoding phosphoglycolate phosphatase, whose amino-acid sequence MILDIDGTITQKDQSILPETLVALRKVVFSNPEMHICLASGNVLPVMFGVRTILGVGESLAGENGGILLYKQRITSYFQKQKTVDAYKEIEKDLGAVEFITNRWRETSISFILDGSYDFTKYEKKYDVVIQDSGFAKHILNKGQNKGFIARELMKIYAVSKDETLACGDGDNDADLFEVVGMSGTISNGSRSVKERAEYVSEKAYGDGLIDIMKHFRLLEE is encoded by the coding sequence TTGATTCTTGACATCGATGGAACCATTACACAGAAGGATCAGAGCATATTACCGGAAACTCTAGTTGCACTCAGGAAGGTTGTTTTCTCAAATCCAGAAATGCACATATGTCTTGCAAGTGGAAACGTGCTTCCAGTAATGTTCGGAGTTAGAACTATTCTTGGGGTAGGGGAATCACTGGCAGGAGAAAATGGAGGGATTTTACTTTATAAACAGAGGATAACCTCATACTTTCAAAAGCAAAAAACAGTAGATGCTTATAAAGAAATTGAGAAAGACTTGGGTGCAGTTGAATTCATCACCAATCGATGGAGAGAGACTTCCATAAGTTTCATACTCGATGGGAGTTATGATTTTACAAAATATGAGAAGAAATATGATGTTGTGATTCAGGACAGTGGATTTGCAAAGCATATTCTGAACAAAGGTCAAAATAAGGGATTTATAGCAAGGGAGTTAATGAAGATTTACGCTGTTTCAAAAGATGAAACACTTGCCTGTGGTGATGGTGATAACGATGCCGATCTATTCGAAGTTGTCGGAATGAGCGGAACAATATCAAACGGAAGTAGGTCTGTTAAGGAAAGGGCTGAATACGTTTCAGAAAAAGCCTATGGAGACGGATTGATAGACATAATGAAACACTTCAGGCTACTTGAGGAGTGA
- a CDS encoding 7-carboxy-7-deazaguanine synthase QueE produces the protein MYFVRTNLCNLRCKWCDTTYSFTGGTEEPVRSLIEECSKVWEDWICLTGGEPLLQRDAKEFVSSLTGMGKKILIETGGSLDIEPFTKYDGTVIDMDVKTPSSGEERSLKKENLEKLREFDYIKMVIQNEIDFSFALEFLKNNLVKCEVILQPAWGTPPDWLVNRVIENRLNVRVMLQMHKIIYGEKRGV, from the coding sequence ATGTATTTCGTAAGGACAAATCTTTGTAATCTAAGGTGTAAATGGTGTGACACAACTTATTCTTTTACTGGTGGGACTGAAGAACCAGTTAGATCACTTATTGAGGAATGTTCCAAAGTATGGGAAGACTGGATATGCCTTACTGGCGGAGAACCACTGCTTCAAAGAGATGCGAAAGAATTTGTTTCTTCTCTTACAGGAATGGGAAAGAAGATACTCATTGAAACTGGTGGATCGCTAGATATTGAGCCTTTCACCAAGTATGATGGCACTGTAATTGATATGGATGTGAAGACACCTTCATCTGGTGAGGAAAGGAGCCTTAAAAAGGAAAACCTTGAAAAGCTGAGGGAATTTGATTATATAAAAATGGTAATACAGAATGAAATTGATTTTTCATTTGCTCTGGAATTTCTAAAAAACAACCTTGTGAAATGTGAAGTTATTCTTCAACCTGCATGGGGAACTCCACCAGACTGGCTTGTTAACAGAGTCATAGAGAATAGGTTAAACGTGAGAGTTATGCTTCAGATGCATAAAATAATATATGGTGAAAAAAGAGGTGTATGA
- a CDS encoding metallophosphoesterase: MKDLEIRENVYISDLFCIYLSDISAAVISDLHLGFEEEMNLNGLFLPKLQRNHVEDKVSQIIERYNPEKLIINGDFKQEFRRNLPQEWDDVIHFIDRFTAKTELIFVRGNHDNYLQSILSKRGILEVDTYETENYYIYHGDKDLSYRKFTILGHEHPSIVLRDKIGGVYKIPAFVYDDKNQIAITPAMSFFSSGTDVTQSLLSDEHFTPVLKNIKDKNFRVFGITDDFGLVDFGFLYDLQTKNRVPYR; this comes from the coding sequence TTGAAAGACCTGGAAATAAGGGAGAATGTTTATATCTCAGACCTTTTCTGCATTTATTTATCTGATATATCCGCCGCAGTTATATCGGATCTTCATCTCGGGTTTGAAGAAGAAATGAATCTCAATGGCCTGTTCCTCCCAAAATTACAGAGAAATCATGTTGAGGACAAAGTCTCTCAGATAATTGAAAGATATAACCCTGAAAAGTTGATAATCAATGGGGATTTCAAACAGGAATTCAGGAGGAATCTGCCACAGGAATGGGATGATGTCATTCACTTCATAGATCGTTTTACTGCAAAGACAGAGCTTATATTTGTCAGGGGAAATCATGATAACTATCTTCAATCTATTCTGAGTAAGAGGGGTATTCTGGAAGTAGATACATACGAGACGGAAAATTACTACATCTATCATGGTGATAAGGATCTATCCTATAGAAAATTCACCATACTGGGGCACGAACACCCATCAATAGTTTTAAGAGACAAAATAGGAGGTGTATATAAGATACCTGCCTTTGTGTACGATGATAAAAATCAGATAGCAATCACGCCAGCAATGAGTTTCTTTTCATCAGGAACTGATGTCACTCAATCACTCTTGAGTGACGAGCATTTCACTCCTGTTCTAAAGAATATAAAAGATAAAAACTTCAGGGTTTTTGGTATAACTGATGATTTTGGACTTGTTGACTTTGGTTTTCTTTATGATCTTCAGACGAAGAATAGAGTTCCCTATCGGTAA
- a CDS encoding dihydroorotase codes for MMEDKIFSGKFYYFGTFQDLFVYVKNGVITDVRKFEKSVKTERIEGAILPGFFDAHVHFRDPGETDKEDFYTGSMSSVFGGTTTVLDMPNNIIPIRDYNQFDRKKAVVKGRSFTDYGLFSLYDGTNGDVISKESIGLKIFMGESTNSTAFTGDYEHDQFLEKYSRPVVFHGESAECLRKNSAREVKTLIDHDLSRPSSCEMEALRTISKLKTSVKIAAHISDYGNAQSFPEKFFMEVTPHHILLNEEMQLGAYGKVNPPLREKAVMEKTREAYLDGKFDLLSSDHAPHLEKDKESIQFGKSGIIGVETRVPLMLALVHKKILSLDTLLKTGASRPAELFGIKKGKIEKGYSADFVSVNFSDMEKLNENRLHSKLTISPFNGFDVVFPRNVFVRGEKVISNREIIEDCLGNMITPQVA; via the coding sequence ATGATGGAGGATAAGATTTTTAGTGGAAAATTTTATTATTTCGGAACTTTCCAGGACCTTTTTGTATATGTTAAGAACGGAGTAATTACAGATGTGAGGAAATTTGAGAAATCTGTAAAAACTGAAAGAATTGAAGGAGCAATTCTTCCAGGTTTCTTTGATGCCCACGTACACTTCAGGGATCCAGGGGAAACTGATAAAGAGGACTTTTATACCGGTAGTATGTCCTCCGTTTTTGGAGGTACAACGACCGTACTGGATATGCCAAATAACATAATACCCATAAGAGATTACAATCAATTCGACAGAAAGAAAGCTGTTGTGAAGGGCAGATCCTTCACCGACTATGGATTGTTTTCACTGTATGATGGAACCAATGGAGACGTGATTTCAAAGGAGAGCATTGGTTTAAAAATTTTTATGGGTGAAAGCACAAACAGTACCGCATTCACTGGAGATTATGAACATGATCAATTTTTAGAAAAATATAGCAGACCAGTTGTTTTCCATGGAGAATCCGCTGAATGCCTGAGAAAGAATAGTGCAAGGGAGGTTAAAACTCTCATAGATCACGATTTATCAAGGCCAAGTTCATGCGAAATGGAGGCACTTAGAACCATATCAAAACTAAAAACCAGTGTCAAAATTGCAGCCCATATAAGTGATTATGGGAATGCCCAAAGTTTTCCAGAAAAGTTTTTCATGGAGGTTACACCACACCATATTCTTCTTAATGAGGAAATGCAGCTTGGAGCCTACGGGAAGGTAAATCCACCTTTAAGAGAAAAGGCTGTAATGGAAAAAACTAGAGAGGCGTATCTTGATGGTAAATTTGATTTGCTATCATCTGATCATGCACCCCACCTTGAGAAGGATAAAGAAAGTATACAATTTGGAAAATCAGGGATCATAGGGGTTGAGACGAGGGTACCTCTCATGCTCGCCCTTGTTCATAAGAAAATTCTATCTTTAGATACTCTTTTAAAAACAGGTGCATCTAGGCCTGCAGAATTATTTGGTATAAAAAAAGGGAAAATAGAGAAAGGGTATTCAGCTGATTTTGTGTCCGTTAACTTTTCAGATATGGAGAAATTGAATGAGAATAGGCTTCATTCTAAACTGACAATCTCACCGTTTAATGGGTTTGATGTTGTATTTCCAAGAAATGTTTTCGTTAGAGGAGAAAAAGTCATATCAAACAGGGAAATAATTGAGGATTGTCTTGGCAATATGATCACTCCTCAAGTAGCCTGA
- a CDS encoding DUF58 domain-containing protein: MIKKRAYSILAILTIGLLESYIYNLYGYQMLTFFFLSGIFIVSADLWALNHGTFKAMNQLEVRRILEREEMKKGDMVRAELTIRNPSKRNLHFQYFDTLADVFDLKGDYTDSVYLKKGETVKKTYYLSPEAIGKYSIGPLKVICSDALGLGFIEYVADLISTARIGPSSKDTFMQRSERLSNVIFTNGLHISRKAGQGYNFFGIRSYNDSDDMRHVAWNRYNLTGNDELFVKEWEEERQIDAIILIDYSIGSNLGYGKLRMFDFMVTSAINASYTMLKNQDRVGYIIFSSDHQIYIKPSSRSESIENLQKKVAEIRPSGTFNIGAANRYIRKTVKKNAMIFMIISPYSGKNTEEVLPQDLRMEKQEYMYIINPRGFYETHDTEIIGVFGNALIINENKILDTNVKFYRKFGIVARNVIKERILVSLISDYINGRESNRGA; this comes from the coding sequence ATGATAAAGAAAAGGGCTTACAGCATCCTGGCCATACTTACAATAGGTCTTCTAGAATCATACATCTATAATTTATATGGTTACCAGATGCTAACCTTTTTTTTCCTAAGTGGGATTTTCATTGTAAGTGCTGATCTGTGGGCACTAAACCATGGAACTTTTAAGGCGATGAACCAGCTAGAGGTAAGGAGGATACTGGAAAGAGAAGAAATGAAGAAGGGGGACATGGTAAGGGCAGAACTTACCATAAGAAATCCTTCAAAACGCAATCTACATTTCCAATATTTTGACACACTGGCTGATGTATTTGACCTGAAGGGCGATTACACAGACAGCGTATATCTTAAGAAGGGAGAAACGGTGAAAAAAACCTATTATCTGAGCCCTGAAGCAATAGGTAAATATTCCATTGGTCCTTTGAAAGTTATATGTTCTGATGCTCTCGGATTGGGTTTTATAGAGTATGTAGCAGATCTGATCAGTACTGCAAGGATAGGGCCATCATCCAAAGATACCTTTATGCAAAGAAGCGAGAGATTGAGCAATGTAATATTCACCAATGGACTGCATATTTCAAGAAAAGCTGGTCAGGGCTATAACTTCTTTGGCATCAGGTCATATAATGATTCAGACGATATGAGGCACGTTGCATGGAACAGATATAATCTTACAGGAAATGATGAACTGTTTGTAAAGGAGTGGGAGGAAGAAAGGCAGATAGATGCCATTATACTAATTGATTACAGCATTGGGTCAAATCTGGGGTATGGAAAGCTAAGAATGTTTGATTTTATGGTTACAAGCGCAATAAATGCCTCATATACGATGCTGAAGAATCAGGACAGGGTTGGCTATATAATATTCTCATCTGACCATCAAATATACATAAAACCATCTTCCAGGAGCGAATCAATTGAAAATCTCCAGAAGAAGGTTGCTGAGATCAGACCTTCAGGTACCTTCAATATAGGTGCTGCTAACAGGTATATTAGAAAAACGGTAAAGAAAAACGCAATGATCTTTATGATTATTTCACCCTACTCCGGTAAAAATACAGAAGAAGTTCTACCTCAGGACCTCAGGATGGAAAAGCAAGAATATATGTACATAATCAACCCAAGAGGCTTTTATGAAACACATGATACAGAAATTATAGGTGTTTTTGGAAACGCTCTCATAATTAATGAAAATAAGATCCTTGATACCAATGTTAAATTTTATAGAAAATTTGGCATTGTTGCAAGAAATGTAATAAAGGAGAGAATACTGGTATCACTCATTTCGGATTATATTAACGGAAGGGAGAGTAACAGAGGTGCGTGA
- a CDS encoding ribonuclease P Rpr2/Rpp21/SNM1 subunit family protein encodes MKPNKNETRNVALKRIDYLYNLMNSESVVPKSEIVKQIEKLSVRFDITLSKNIKRSYCKNCKYPYEHNYRLRIKKGKVLVTCLNCNNIRRFDISH; translated from the coding sequence TTGAAACCCAATAAAAATGAGACTAGAAATGTTGCCCTGAAAAGAATAGATTACCTGTATAACCTGATGAATAGTGAATCAGTTGTTCCTAAATCAGAAATAGTGAAACAGATAGAGAAACTTTCGGTCAGATTTGATATAACATTATCAAAGAATATTAAAAGAAGCTATTGCAAAAACTGTAAATATCCTTATGAGCACAACTATAGGCTAAGAATAAAGAAAGGTAAGGTTCTCGTAACCTGTTTGAATTGCAACAATATTAGGAGATTTGACATCAGTCACTGA
- the pheS gene encoding phenylalanine--tRNA ligase subunit alpha codes for MELSPQESAVLLYLKDIKEINEKDIVIDKLSNENIRGAISWLEKKGLVSARVVNSEELELTREGRKYLEEGFPEYRILSVLKSKKRISLSDVRTILGPEESKIAIAQLAKFGIKPNKGEIEINNFKEIEDKLLKRMEVLKSIDSGNKEILEKYPEEKDAILKRSGIVERRTRSTRIVKISEEGKEILSTIRDAEDSIGELTAEMIRDGTWKNRRFRTYDLNMPGKVTPRHGLHPLTVLINDVREIFLSMGFEELKDPYVEFTGWNMDALFIPQDHPARDMQDTFFLSTTKKVEPDEDDRLLFKRAGKIHENGIRGYSGWGYKWKPEEAEKLMLRTHTTASTMRSLHRTPKMEKAVFSVDKVFRHESVDWKHLAEFHQVEGAIHARNANLGTLKWYLRKFYSALGFDHIELIPSYYPYTEPSLDVVVQIDGKELEMGGSGLIRPEVTKALGLKYNVIAWGLGLERLALLYYGLNDLRKLYESDLGWLQKYRLKL; via the coding sequence GTGGAACTCAGTCCTCAGGAATCAGCTGTTCTTCTTTACCTAAAAGATATTAAAGAGATAAATGAGAAGGATATTGTAATAGATAAACTATCAAATGAAAATATAAGGGGAGCCATTTCATGGCTGGAAAAAAAAGGGTTAGTCTCCGCTAGGGTAGTAAATAGTGAGGAATTGGAGCTTACGCGCGAGGGAAGAAAATACTTAGAGGAAGGGTTTCCTGAGTATAGAATACTGTCCGTTCTTAAATCAAAGAAAAGAATAAGTTTATCTGATGTTAGGACAATACTTGGCCCGGAAGAATCTAAAATTGCAATTGCTCAGCTTGCAAAATTTGGAATAAAACCCAATAAGGGAGAGATTGAGATAAACAATTTTAAAGAGATAGAAGATAAATTATTGAAAAGAATGGAGGTACTTAAATCAATAGATTCCGGCAATAAAGAAATTTTAGAGAAATATCCTGAGGAGAAGGATGCAATTTTAAAACGGAGTGGTATCGTTGAGAGAAGAACTAGAAGCACACGAATAGTAAAGATCAGCGAAGAAGGTAAGGAAATATTATCAACAATTCGAGATGCTGAAGATTCTATTGGGGAGCTTACAGCTGAGATGATCAGGGATGGAACATGGAAGAATAGAAGGTTCAGAACCTATGACTTGAACATGCCAGGGAAAGTTACACCGAGACATGGACTTCACCCATTAACTGTTCTTATCAACGACGTGAGAGAAATCTTTTTATCTATGGGATTTGAGGAATTAAAAGATCCCTATGTTGAATTTACAGGATGGAACATGGATGCTCTTTTCATTCCACAGGATCACCCTGCCAGGGATATGCAGGATACTTTCTTCCTATCAACCACGAAAAAAGTAGAACCTGATGAGGATGACAGACTTCTATTCAAGAGAGCTGGCAAAATCCATGAAAATGGTATAAGAGGATATTCTGGCTGGGGATATAAGTGGAAGCCTGAAGAAGCTGAGAAACTTATGCTAAGGACTCATACGACTGCCAGTACAATGAGATCACTTCACAGAACTCCAAAAATGGAGAAAGCTGTATTCTCTGTTGATAAAGTATTCAGGCACGAAAGCGTCGATTGGAAACATCTTGCAGAATTTCATCAGGTTGAAGGGGCGATACATGCCAGAAATGCAAACCTGGGAACGCTAAAATGGTATTTAAGAAAGTTCTATTCTGCCCTGGGTTTTGATCATATAGAGTTGATCCCTTCCTATTATCCATACACAGAACCAAGCCTTGATGTGGTAGTACAGATAGATGGAAAAGAACTTGAAATGGGTGGTTCTGGATTAATACGACCAGAGGTGACGAAGGCACTGGGTCTTAAATATAATGTCATAGCGTGGGGTCTAGGTCTTGAACGTCTGGCACTTCTTTATTATGGACTCAACGATTTAAGAAAGCTCTATGAGAGCGATCTTGGATGGTTGCAGAAATATAGACTCAAACTTTGA
- a CDS encoding amidohydrolase family protein, which produces MMETSKTIEDVYYYDTSLNRFIHGSVKIQNGIIAGVEETQNSGDCSRFLIPGFINTHSHIAMSRFRGRLDDVNLEKFLEKTFKLDSERTKDDIFHSTICGIYELLSNGITSFFDLYYDEDIIWDACNKMDIRSFLSWNTLDREITTQKGDPVDNAESFIREYNGKSSIIYPSIGIQGVYVASLDTMRAANNVSKKFDTVLHMHLSETRKEVYEFLDKTGKRPVEFLSDNDLLSKRLNAAHCVWLNDHEIKALGKNEVNVSWNSESNLKLGTGGFPPVPELMNNGVNITIGTDSNGSNNSLNILETAKTGTISIKNGRWDAGILNATDVFRMLTVNGGRASHIPYLGEIKIGAPADFNIIDGNHFSLQSSDPDVMINQIVYSMNPAAITDTVINGKYIKKDGKMNLDIENNYRESLRFLKAAFKV; this is translated from the coding sequence ATGATGGAAACAAGCAAAACAATTGAAGACGTTTATTATTACGACACTTCCCTGAACAGATTCATCCATGGATCGGTAAAAATTCAAAATGGAATAATTGCAGGAGTTGAAGAAACTCAAAATTCGGGTGATTGTAGCAGGTTCCTGATACCGGGCTTTATAAATACTCATTCTCATATTGCAATGAGCAGATTCAGGGGAAGATTGGATGATGTAAATCTTGAAAAGTTTCTGGAAAAGACGTTCAAGCTTGACAGTGAAAGAACTAAAGATGATATATTCCATTCCACTATTTGTGGAATTTATGAGTTACTTTCTAATGGTATAACTTCTTTCTTTGATCTTTACTACGATGAGGATATTATATGGGACGCATGCAACAAGATGGATATAAGATCTTTTTTATCATGGAATACGCTGGACAGAGAAATAACAACACAAAAGGGAGACCCTGTTGATAATGCAGAGAGCTTCATTAGGGAATATAATGGGAAAAGCAGTATTATATACCCTTCCATCGGAATTCAGGGAGTATACGTTGCATCTCTCGATACAATGAGGGCTGCAAACAATGTTTCTAAGAAATTTGATACAGTTCTTCACATGCATTTATCAGAAACAAGGAAGGAGGTTTATGAATTCTTGGACAAAACAGGGAAGCGTCCTGTGGAATTTCTTTCGGATAACGATCTTTTAAGTAAAAGACTTAATGCTGCCCACTGCGTATGGCTGAACGACCACGAGATCAAGGCACTGGGAAAGAACGAAGTCAATGTTTCATGGAATTCCGAAAGCAATCTTAAACTTGGCACTGGAGGATTTCCACCAGTACCAGAATTAATGAATAATGGGGTTAATATTACCATAGGAACAGACAGCAATGGTAGTAACAATTCCCTGAATATTCTTGAAACTGCAAAAACGGGAACTATTTCAATAAAGAATGGCAGATGGGATGCCGGAATACTAAACGCAACGGATGTTTTCAGGATGCTTACAGTCAATGGAGGGAGGGCATCTCACATCCCATATCTGGGCGAAATTAAGATTGGAGCTCCTGCCGATTTTAACATAATTGATGGCAACCACTTTTCATTGCAGTCATCTGATCCAGATGTCATGATTAACCAGATAGTTTACAGCATGAATCCTGCTGCAATAACAGATACTGTGATCAATGGAAAATATATAAAGAAAGATGGAAAAATGAATCTAGATATTGAGAATAATTACAGGGAATCTTTAAGATTCCTGAAAGCAGCATTCAAAGTTTGA
- a CDS encoding dihydroorotate dehydrogenase electron transfer subunit, with the protein MMEHIRITKRVKNTPTVVSLYFKWNVKVLPGQFVMVWVPGYGEVPMSLSQTEDEKCITVKAYGDSTKKLIETEAGEWVFLRGPYGKPFSSTSGNKLLIGGGSGMASLKPLIDRNATGIIASRTFDELLFSDEFDEDHRIEVTEDGKKGIKGIVTDGIEVVNPEDFSMIYVCGPEKMLKAVYDKIKKLNVNAEFSMERSMKCGIGLCDSCSVDGFQVCVDGPVFNMKQLNGMTEFGTTRLLSSGKRVKI; encoded by the coding sequence ATGATGGAACATATTCGTATAACAAAAAGGGTGAAAAATACACCAACAGTCGTTTCACTTTACTTTAAGTGGAATGTCAAGGTTCTTCCCGGTCAGTTTGTTATGGTCTGGGTTCCGGGTTATGGAGAAGTGCCTATGTCCTTGTCCCAAACTGAAGATGAGAAATGTATAACGGTAAAAGCATATGGGGATAGCACCAAGAAATTAATAGAAACTGAAGCAGGAGAGTGGGTATTTCTCCGTGGACCCTACGGAAAACCATTCTCCAGTACATCTGGAAACAAGTTGCTGATCGGAGGAGGTTCAGGTATGGCCTCGCTAAAACCACTTATCGATAGAAATGCAACTGGAATCATTGCCTCTAGAACATTCGATGAACTTCTGTTTTCTGATGAATTTGATGAGGATCACAGGATTGAAGTAACAGAGGATGGAAAAAAGGGAATAAAAGGAATAGTCACTGATGGAATTGAAGTCGTGAATCCAGAAGATTTTTCCATGATCTATGTGTGTGGACCTGAAAAAATGCTGAAGGCAGTATATGATAAAATTAAAAAATTGAATGTCAACGCAGAATTCTCAATGGAAAGAAGTATGAAATGTGGAATTGGATTATGTGACTCCTGCTCAGTAGATGGTTTTCAGGTTTGTGTGGATGGTCCTGTTTTTAATATGAAGCAATTGAATGGTATGACTGAGTTTGGGACAACCAGATTGCTTTCATCTGGGAAGAGAGTAAAAATTTGA